The following are encoded in a window of bacterium genomic DNA:
- the dnaX gene encoding DNA polymerase III subunit gamma/tau, with the protein MSHTVLYRKYRPQKFPDVIGQDHIVKVLEGSAREGNISHAYLFSGSRGTGKTSVARIFADAIGCKGNDLYEIDAASNRGIDDIRQIRESVLGMPFESKFKVYIVDEVHMLTKEAFNALLKTLEEPPAYVVFILATTEMDKLPETVVSRCQTFQFKKPNQQILKKMILDVAKGEKFALEPSSADLIAMLGDGSFRDALGILEKVIVSSSDKKISVKEVELVTGAPKTALINDFITSIVEKDMKKGLTAVREGAENNIDPKVFLKLVLRSVRYVLLLRYAPEMEQDIAGEVSDETFEFLKKLSGNKDANISGETLRTLLTAYSEAGKTAIPELPLELALVKIIGQAG; encoded by the coding sequence ATGTCGCATACCGTTTTATACCGCAAATATAGGCCGCAAAAGTTTCCTGACGTCATTGGACAGGACCATATTGTCAAAGTGCTGGAAGGCTCGGCTAGAGAGGGGAATATCTCCCACGCATATCTTTTTTCGGGTTCGCGCGGCACGGGCAAAACATCCGTGGCCCGTATTTTTGCGGATGCGATTGGATGCAAAGGAAATGATTTATATGAAATAGATGCCGCGTCAAACCGCGGAATCGACGATATCCGCCAAATCCGCGAATCGGTTCTCGGAATGCCATTTGAATCGAAATTTAAAGTCTATATAGTCGACGAAGTCCACATGCTCACCAAAGAAGCCTTCAATGCGCTTCTGAAAACTTTGGAAGAGCCGCCGGCATACGTTGTTTTTATTCTCGCCACGACGGAAATGGATAAGTTGCCGGAAACTGTCGTATCCAGATGCCAGACATTTCAATTCAAAAAGCCCAATCAGCAAATTCTCAAGAAAATGATTTTGGATGTGGCAAAAGGGGAGAAGTTTGCCCTTGAACCGTCTTCCGCGGACTTGATTGCAATGCTTGGCGACGGCTCATTCCGCGACGCGCTCGGAATTTTGGAAAAAGTCATCGTCTCGTCTTCGGACAAAAAAATATCCGTCAAAGAAGTGGAATTGGTGACGGGCGCCCCGAAAACTGCTCTTATCAATGATTTCATAACGAGTATTGTTGAAAAGGATATGAAGAAGGGGCTGACAGCCGTGCGGGAAGGGGCGGAAAATAACATTGACCCGAAAGTATTTTTAAAACTCGTGCTCCGTTCCGTGCGCTATGTACTGCTTCTGCGCTATGCTCCCGAAATGGAGCAAGATATTGCAGGAGAAGTATCCGACGAGACGTTTGAGTTCCTAAAAAAGCTCTCGGGGAATAAAGATGCCAACATATCGGGAGAGACTTTGCGTACCCTTTTGACGGCGTATTCCGAAGCGGGGAAGACAGCGATTCCCGAATTACCACTTGAGCTTGCGTTAGTCAAAATAATCGGGCAAGCTGGATAA